ATAAATCAGTTCTTCAGCAATACGACCGGCATACGCTGTTGCAATCATCCCTTCGAGTTTCAAGCGGCTACGGCTAACTTCATCACCTTCAGGTAAGAAGAACGCCACACCCAATGCCTGACCACGTGGAACGATGGTAACTTTATGAACAGGGTCATGCTCTGGCATTAAGTGACCGATAATCATGTGGCCACCTTCGTGGTAAGCCGTTGATTCTTTTTGCTCTTCGGTCATCATCAGAGAACGACGCTCTGCACCCATCCAAATTTTGTCACGCGCTTTTTCAAATTCAACCATGGAGACGACACGCATATTTGCGCGAGCGGCAAACAGGGCAGCTTCGTTAACCAAGTTTGCTAATTCAGCACCCGAGAAACCAGGTGTTGCACGAGCAAGGATGAATGTGTCCACGCTTGGGTCGATAGGCACACGACGCATATGTACTTTCAGGATTTGTTCACGGCCACGTACGTCTGGTAAACCAACGACGACCTGACGGTCAAAACGGCCTGGACGTAATAATGCAGGGTCAAGAACATCTGCACGGTTAGTTGCCGCGATAACAATAATCCCTTCGTTGCCTTCGAAACCGTCCATCTCAACTAGCATCTGGTTCAAGGTTTGCTCACGTTCATCGTGACCACCACCTAAACCGGCACCACGTTGGCGACCCACGGCATCGATTTCATCGATAAAGATGATACAAGGCGCTGCTTTTTTCGCTTGTTCGAACATATCACGAACACGCGAAGCACCCACACCCACAAACATTTCGACGAAGTCGGAACCCGAAATGGTGAAGAATGGGACTTTTGCTTCGCCTGCGATAGCTTTCGCAAGTAAGGTTTTACCCGTACCTGGAGGACCTACCATCAGGACGCCTTTAGGAATTTTACCGCCAAGTTTTTGGAAGCGAGCAGGTTCACGCAGGAACTCAACGATCTCGCCCACTTCTTCTTTGGCTTCGTCACACCCAGCAACATCTGCAAATGTTGTTTTGATCTGATCTTCTGTCAGCATGCGGGCTTTACTTTTGCCGAATGACATTGCCCCTTTGCCGCCGCCACCTTGCATTTGGCGCATAAAGAAAATCCAGACACCAATCAACAGAAGCATTGGGAACCAGGAAATGAAAATAGATGTCAGTAAGCTAGGTTCTTCTGGTGGTTCACCAACGACAGTTACATGCTTGTTCAGCATGGTGTCTAACAGCTTCTCGTCCTGCATAGGAAGATAAGTTGTATAGCGGCTATTATCAGCCTTTCTGACGTTCAATTCACGACCTGTGATACGAACTTCACGTACCTGATCCTGGGCTAACTCATTGATAAACGTTGAATAATCAACTCTGCGACTATTCGAATCGCTTGGGCCAAAACTCTGGAACAAGGACATCAGAACAACTGCGATGACTAACCAGAGAATCAGGTTTTTCGCCATGTCACTCAAGGGATTAACCTCATATTACAACTGTGTTAACAAATAACGCTCAGGGTACTATAGTTTTAGTCCTGTCGCTACAATGTATACTTCACGCGATCGAGCCCGCGAAGATTCAGGTTTACGAACTTTTACTTTCGTAAACAGGGAACGGATATCCCTAAGGTAGTCGTCAAAGCCTTCTCCCTGAAACACTTTAACAATGAAACTTCCCCCAGGTGCCAATACTGCACGGCACATATCCAATGCTAATTCAACTAGATACATAGAGCGAGGTATATCAACAGCCGGTGTCCCACTCATATTTGGCGCCATGTCAGACATGACCACCTGTACTTTTTTATCGCCAACTCGTTCTAGCAAAGCGGCGAGCACTGCTTCGTCGCGAAAATCCCCTTGTAGGAAGTCAACGCCAACGATTGGGTCCATCGGTAATAAGTCACATGCAATCACTCGACCATTATGACCTATTTGACTAACAACGTATTGTGACCAGCCCCCCGGGGCGGCACCTAAATCAACAACGGTCATACCTGGTTTAAAAATTTTATCACCTTGCTGGATTTCTTCCAGCTTAAACCATGCACGTGAGCGCAACCCTTTCTTTTGTGCTTGCTGAACATATTTATCACTAAAATGCTCTTGCAACCAGCGACTTGAGCTTGCCGAACGTTTTTTATTGGCCATTGTGCTTTCCAACTATACTAAAAGATCTACAACGATATTGCTGCTTCTTTACCATCGAACAGATATAATTGATGGTGATAGATATCAGATGGCGGTAGAATAAGCCATTTTCAATACTAACCAAGCAAAAAATCGATGAATCTTAATAAAAAACAAATTCAGCACCTAAAAAGTCTCGCTCACCACTTAAACCCTGTTGTTATGATTGGCAACAACGGCTTAACCGAAGGTGTCTTAGCCGAGATTGAACTTTCATTAACACATCATGAGCTTATCAAAGTCAAAATCGCAGGCGAAGATCGTGATACTAAAAATTTGATCGCTGATGCGATTGTTCGCGAAACTGGTGCAGTAAATGTACAAATTATTGGTAAAATTCTTGTCATCTATCGCCCGTCGGCAGATCGCAAAATCATTTTACCTAAATAATAACCCATCATTTATATAAAAATGCCATTGAAAGCATGTTTTATATGAAGAAAAAGGCCGCCTGCGGCCTTTTTCTTTAAATCAGGGAAATAATATAGCTAATTCAGGGAAATAGGAATCAGATATACTCAACTTTAAGAATTTCGAACTCAACATCTCCGCCTGGGGTTTTGATTGAGACCGCATCATCGACCTCTTTCCCAATCAAACCACGTGCTATCGGTGAGTTAACAGAAATTAAATTCACTTTGATATCCGCTTCGTCATCACCCACAATACGATACGTCAGCTCTTCATCAGTATCAACATTCAATACCGTCACTGTTGCACCGAAAATTACACGACCATTGTTGACCATTTTGGTCACATCAATGACTTGTGCGTGTGAAAGTTTCCCTTCGATTTCTTGAATACGGCCTTCACAAAAGCCTTGCTGCTCACGAGCTGCATGATATTCCGCATTTTCTTTTAAATCACCGTGTTCACGCGCTTCGGCGATTGACGCAATGATTTCTGGGCGGCGGACAGATTTCAGGAACTCAAGTTCCTCTCTTAGTTTGTCCGCACCAAATACCGTCATCGGGATCTGTTTCATTAATAAATACCTCGGTTTCAATCCTATCTAAAAACAAGTATCTTCCTGATTTTGTAACAACAGTACACCGAACACCTCTGAAAATCAGGGGGGCTCTAAGTAAATAACTCAATCAGACTCATGTACTCATTTATCTTATCATAATGTACGTTATTTTAACTGAGACTTAATAACGGGTCATCGTTTACTTTATAAGGCATTACACTTTAGTATGTGCAGTATGTCCACTTTAATGCGTGAAATCTATGTCATTACTTAACTTAACCAGAAAATGGATACTCACTTTCGGGATTACCTTAGCCAGTAGCCAAGTTTTTGCTATTCCCATTGATGAGTACAAGCAACACCTGCCAGACGGCACCAACCTCGCTCTGGTCGCGCAAAAAGTGGGAAGTAATACCCCATTGATTGATTATAATGCACAACAAATGGCGCTTCCTGCAAGTACACAAAAAGTCGTTACTGCTCTTGCCGCCTTGTTGCAACTGGGGCCAGACTACCGTTTTGTCACCAATTTCGAAACGAGCGCCAAACTGAATAATAATACGTTATCGGGGGATTTAGTGATTCGCTTTAGTGGCGACCCAACACTGACCCGCCAACAAATTCGTAATATGGCAAATGCACTAAAGCAAATTGGCATCCACAAAGTCGATGGTGACTTAATTGTCGATATTTCTGCATTTGCCAGCCACGATAAAGCACCGGGTTGGGTGTGGAATGATATGACCCAGTGCTTTAGTGCCCCACCAGCTGCTGCAATCATTGACCGAAATTGTTTTTCAGTTTCGCTTTACTCTGCCGAACGCGCTGGGGATATGGCGTTTATCAAAACTGCTAATTTTTACCCGGTGAATATGTTCAGCGAAGTTAAAACACTCGCTAAGGGCTCACCAGAAGCACGTTACTGTGAATTAGACGTCGTGCCAGGGGAATTAAACCGCTATACCTTAACAGGCTGCTTGACCCAGCGCAGTGAGCCGCTTCCACTCGCTTTTGCAGTGCAAAATGGTGCGAGCTACTCAGGGGCAATTGTCAAAAATGAATTAAAAACAGCGGGTATTGAGCTTACTGGCAATGTGAAAAAACGCACACAGCCAACCGCGCAATCACAAGTGTTGGTTAAAACGGAATCCAAGCCACTCCATGACTTGCTTAAAGTGATGCTGAAAAAATCCGACAATATGATCGCCGATACTGTTTTTCGGACAATTGGTCGTGAATATTATGGTGTTCCGGGAACTTGGCGATCAGGATCCGATGCCGTTAGGCAAGTGCTGAAACAAAAAGCGGGGATCGATCTTGGTAATACGGTAATGGTGGATGGATCCGGGCTTTCTCGCCACAACTTGATCACGCCAGCAACGATGATGGAGATCCTCCAGTTTATTGCTAAAAATGATCAACAGCTTGATTTTATTTCCATGCTCCCCCTTGCAGGTCATGACGGTACATTGCGCTACCGCGGTGGCTTCGACGAAGCGGGTGTAAACGGGAAAGTTTCAGCAAAAACGGGGGCATTGCAAGGGGTGTATAACCTCGCCGGCTTTATTACCACCGCGAGCGGGCAGCGCGTTGCATTTGTGCAGTTTATCTCTGCTTATGCAGTTCCACAAAGCCAACAACGTAGCCGCCGAGTACCATTAGTTCGTTTCGAAAGCCGGTTATATAAAGACCTGTATAAAAACAACTAATTACTAAGTTTCACCCATTAAAAAAGGCGCTTTTGCGCCTTTTTGTATTTCTAAGATAAATTATTTTTGGTAAATGATTTCGACGCCTTCGTCGTCATCTTCATCCCAATCATCATCCCAGTCATCGTCAACATCTTCAGCACCTGAAAGTTGCTCTTTGTGGTAATCATCCCACATAAATTCTACTTTCTCTGGTTGCTGTACATCTTCAGTTGTTGCCATATCTCGTGGTTGAGTATTCATAAACTCCATGATATCCCAGCATAGTGCTTTCACACCTTCATGGTTAACTGCTGAAATCATATAGAATTTATCTTCCCAGCCCATTGCTTTGGCAATTTCAGCTGCACGTGCCGCAGATTCTTCTTCACCTAAGATATCAATCTTGTTGAAGACTAACCAACGTGGTTTCGCTGCCAGTTTTTCACTGTATTTTTCTAATTCGCTGATAATGATCTTCGCATTTTCAACAGGATCAGATTCATCGATCGGGCAAATGTCGATCAGATGCAGCAAGACTCGGCAACGCTCTAAGTGTTTCAGGAATTGGATCCCAAGACCCGCACCTTCCGCAGCCCCTTCGATCAACCCTGGGATATCCGCCACAACGAAGCTTTGTTCGTTGTCCATACGCACCACACCTAAGCTTGGCACTAATGTGGTAAACGGATAGTCTGCTACTTTTGGTTTTGCCGCAGAGACAGAACGAATGAATGTGGATTTACCTGCATTAGGCATTCCCAGCATCCCAACATCTGCTAACAGCATCAATTCTAACAGTATTTCGCGTGTCTCACCTTTCGTACCCATGGTACGTTGGCGTGGAGCGCGGTTTACTGATGATTTAAAGCGGGTATTTCCAAGGCCATGGAAACCGCCCTTAGCGACCATATGGCGCTGTTCATGGCGCGTCATGTCACAAAGTACTTCGTTAGTGCCAAGATCGCGTACACGCGTTCCTATTGGCACTTTAACCGTGATATCTTGACCACGCTTACCTGTACATTCACGGCTTTGGCCATTTTGACCACGTTCTGCACGGAATGATTTTTCAAAGCGGTAATCGATTAACGTGTTGAGGTTTTCGTCTGCTTGTAAGTAAACGTCCCCACCATCGCCACCGTCACCACCGTCAGGTCCCCCTTTCGGGATATATTTTTCACGGCGGAAGCTGACACAACCATTGCCACCATCTCCTGCCACGACCAATATTTTGGCTTCATCTACAAATTTCATAACTCTTTCTCCGCTTCTGAGCCGCATAACGCTGGATGGCTGTTCTACTCAGAGATGGTGCATCTTTAATACGTGTGTAGTTCATTAAAGATCAAATATCTGAATATAAAAAGCCCCGCAAAAAGTTTTGCAGGGCTTTAAGTCTGAATTAAAGATCAGAAAACTTATTCAGCTTCGATGCTGATAAATTTACGATTGTTTGGACCTTTAACTTCAAATTTCACTTTACCATCCGCTAATGCGAACAGAGTGTGGTCACGGCCACAACCTACGTTGCTGCCTGCGTGGAACTTAGTACCACGTTGACGAACGATGATGCTGCCTGCTAATACCGCTTCACCACCAAAACGTTTAACACCTAAACGTTTTGCTTCTGAGTCACGACCGTTACGAGTCGAACCACCAGCCTTTTTATGTGCCATTAATCTGCTCTCCTAAATCTTAAGCGATGACAGTGATCTTAACATCAGTGAACCACTGACGATGACCCTGTTGTTTACGGCTATGTTTACGACGACGGAATTTGACGATTTTAACTTTCTCGCCACGACCGTGTGCAACCACTTCCGCTTTCACTTTAACGCCTTCAACGACAGGAGCGCCGATTTGGATCTCATCGCCATTAGCAACCATTAAAACTTGATCAAATTCAACAGTTTCACCTGTTGCGATGTCCAGCTTTTCTAGGCGGACAGTTTGACCTTCGCTAACTCGGTGTTGTTTACCACCACTTTGGAAAACCGCGTACATATTAACTCCGCTTTCCGCGTACTCGCTAAATATTTCAATTCCAGAGCACGCTATAAAATATTCACAATAGGGCGCGAATTCTACGCAAAAAAGCATCAGAACACAAGCCAATAATGCGGTTAGATGACAAAAAATACGACTTTTTTCTCAACAACCTCTTTTTAGTACTGATTTAGTGCCAATAACTCAAATTGTTACTTATTTAAACATTTTTTGCATCACACCTGATAATCTTATTATTAATAATGTTATGCTAATGGTATAAGTGTTCTAATCGGTCTCCCATTTTGCTATTCAGGGAATGAACCAAAAACTAATAATATGAATAAATTACGATGAATTTAGAATCTATTATTGAACTAACAACTGAGGATATGTCAGCGGTAAACGAAGCCATCCTCAGTCAATTGAATTCAGATGTTGCGCTAATTAACCAGCTTGGTTATTACATTGTCAGTGGTGGAGGCAAAAGGATCCGCCCAATGATCGCGATACTGGCAGGAAGATCCTTAGGCTACTCTGGGCATAAACATACCCAAGTTGCTGCATTGATCGAGTTCATCCATACCGCAACATTATTGCATGATGATGTTGTTGATGAATCGGACATGCGTCGTGGAAAACAAACAGCAAATGCGGTGTTTGGTAACGCTGCAAGTGTGCTAGTGGGTGACTTTATTTATACACGATCCTTCCAAATGATGACGGATCTTGATTCAATGCGCGTTCTCAAACTTATGTCTGAAGCCACTAATGTGATCGCTGAAGGCGAAGTTTTACAGCTCATGAACTGTAATGATCCGAATATTACTGAAGAAAACTACATGCAAGTGATCTACAGTAAAACGGCACGTTTATTCGAAGCTGCGGCTCATGCGTCAGCTATTTTAGCGAGTGCAACACCTGAGCAAGAAAAAGCATTACAGGATTATGGTCGTTATATCGGTACCGCGTTCCAGTTAATTGATGATTTACTGGATTACGATGCTGATAACGCTCAATTAGGTAAAAATACGGGTGATGACCTCGACGAAGGTAAACCAACGCTTCCTCTTCTTCACGCCATGCAAAATGGAAATGAAGAAGAGTCTACATTGATTCGCCAAGCCATTGAGCAGGGTAACGGCCGTCATTTGTTAGAGACCGTTTTAGCTACGATGAAGCGCTGTGGTTCACTTGAGTACACGTATGCACGTGCGCAAGAGGAAGCGCAAAAAGCGATTAATGCACTAAATGCCATTGATGATTCTATTTATAAAGAAGCTTTAATTGGGCTTGCACATATCGCTATCCAGCGTCATTCCTAAAGCTCGCTATACGCTGTTTAAGAAAAGGGGAAAATTATTTTTCCCCTTTTTCGTCTTCATCTATCTGGGCAAGTAGTGAAGATAGACCATAACGCAAAATGTATTTTACGATTTTATTGCGTTCAGTTTCTGTCAGTTGATAGTACGCCTCTGACCAGATTTGTAGTGCATCTGTTCGTTGGCTTTGGTAAGGCGCTGATGGCTCGTATAAGCTTAATTGGCCTTGAATCTCACTGGGTAGGCTTTCAATATAATACTCAACGGCTTTACCCTGGACACCCCGCTTTCGCCGGTTTTTCCAGCCCTCTCGTCTTGCCATCAGGTTAACGCCCTGTGGCGAAGTTGGCAGACCTTCTAGCCCTGCGAGCTCTTTCGCAGTGAACCACAATTTTTTCATATCTTCACTTTCACGCTTATATTATGAAACCTGCTATTGCAGCTTTACCAAATCGTCATCTGTTAAAAAAGATTTAGACTAAATATAATATTATTTTTATATAATTAGTTATTTACAACTTAAGTATTTGTAAACGATTTTTTATTAATTAAATCAATTAGTGCTAAGGCCCCTTCACGTATAATGAATGCTAAGATCACCTCACGTTCATCATTGGAAAGTTGGTTGTAAGCCTCTTGCCAAATAAACGAATTGTCATTTCGTTTTACCTGATAGTTTGCCGACGCTTCGCTTACAAATTGGCCTTCAAAAATATCAATAGGTATCGAGCTAATGTGGTATTCCAATGCTTTTCCTTGAATGCCTTTCCTTTTGCGACAAATCCAATTTTCACGCCTAGCCATAGCATTAATGCCCTGAGTCGTCATAGGAAGCCCTTGCAACCCAACTAACTCTTTTGCTGTTAGCCATTCCTTGTACATACTGACCCTCCTAGTCCTGATGACAATGTATTTACAGTTGCTGAAAACTATCTATATTTTCTTAAAAACAGTTAACTCATTCATTTTATTAATAACAGGAAATAATAATATGCAAATGATATATGTTATTTGCATTCTAATTTCTTTTAATAACAGATAATTAAATAATTTACTCGCTAATAATTTAAGTAATTTTGTTGAGTAATTTAGATATATTACCAATACGAGTAACGAGTAGCAGTAAATACGCCATTCCCAATACTAACTAGAAAGAGTTAGTTTTATTTTCAAAGTTTTATCTTAATTCACAGTTATTAATTCTAACTTTCCATTTAATTTCACAAAAACCACGATAGTTTCATAAAATAGAATTTTTAGAAAAAATCAGAAATTATTTTGGGAAATTTCTGTTATTTTATTTCCAATAACAGGGCGATTGTATTGAATGTATCACAATATCCCGTTACTCGTACCATTAACTCTACATGATTATGAATGAAAAAAGGACTAAAAAATGATTTTACGGAAGTCAGACTGGCACCCAGCAGACATCATCGCTGCATTACGCAAGCGCGGGACGACACTTGCTGCAATTTCACGTGAAGCAGGGCTGAGCTCTTCAACACTTGCGAATGCACTTTCACGCCCATGGCCTAAAGGGGAATGGATCATTGCCAATTTTTTAGGGATCCACCCATCTGAAATTTGGCCAAGCCGCTATTATGACCCGATTACGGGGAGTTTATTAGAAAGGAAAGTAAGAGAAAAAACGCCAGTGGAAGACTAAAATCGAATGAAAATAACTATAAAGCCGTGAATAAAAGATGTATTTATTCACGGCTTTATCTTTTTATCATTATTCAATAAAGAAAATATTATTTCATACGCGCAAAACCATCAGCCAAATCTTGTTTTAAGTCATCCAGATTTTCTAAACCAATTTGAAGTCGCAATGTTGGGCCGCCCGGATCCCAATGGGTAACGGTACGGTATTCAGCGCAATTGAATGGAATAATTAAGCTTTCAAAGCCGCCCCATGAATAACCCATACCAAAAATTGATAGCCCATCGAGCATTTTTGCAATATCGGTTTGAGTGTATTTCGGGTCTAACACGATGGAAAATAACCCTGATGACCCTGTGAAATCCCTTTTCCAAATTTCATGCCCTGGACAATCGGGAAATGCAGGGTGCAAAATGCGGGTCACTTCTGGGCGTTCTTGTAGCCAGTGAGCGATGTTTAGCGCTCTTTCTTGAGCTTCTTTTAAGCGAATCGGCAACGTTCTCATGCCGCGTAAAGCCAGAAAACAGTCTTCTGCTCCCGGCAACATCGCCATGTAATCATACGTTTCACGTAGTTTTGGCCACCATGCTTGATTTGCAGAAACAATCCCCATCAACAAGTCAGAGTGACCGCCTAAATATTTAGTTCCGGCTTCGAGTGAAATATCACAGCCCAGTTCATGCGCTTTAAAAAACAGAGGCGTCGCCCATGTGTTGTCGATGATAGTGGCAATATTATGCCTTTTCGCCACATCGACAATTGCAGGGACATCTTGAATTTCAAAACTTTGAGAACCCGGAGACTCTAAAAAAATGGTGCTGGTATTTGTCCGCACGAGCGTTTCAATCTCTGCACCAATCATCGGATCATAATAGGTGGTCTCAATCCCCATTTTGTCCAATAACCCATGGCAAAACTTGCGGGTTGGCCGATAAACGCTATCAGGCATCAGTAGGTGGTCACCCGTTTTTAGTGTCGTCAACAAGGCTAAGACAATTGCCCCTAACCCTGACGGTGATAACACTGTACCTTCAGCGCCAGCAAGAACAGACCACGCTTGCTCAAGCTGTTTAATCGTTGGTGTACCCGCAGTACCGTAGTTAAATTCTGCTCTATCGTTGATTAAGGCATCAACCGTTGGGAACACCACCGTCGAACCACGATAAACCGGGGCGTTTACGAACCCTGCTTGTTTCGCAGGGTCTCTTCCAAGCTGGGTCACTTGTGTATCAACATGAAACTCAGAAACTGCTTTTTTCTTCATGAGATCCTCTCATCAACATCATTATTTATTCGAAAAACTTAAAGAATGGCGATAGGCATAACAGCACACCAAAGAAGATGATGAACCACACTGTTGGGCCTTTAAATTTGTGTAGTGCGGGCACTTTGTAAACCAGATAGCAAGGGATCAGGCAAGAAACGATACCAAACAGTGGGCCACCTAATTGCATAAAGAACAGGATGGAGAACCGTGTTGAAACCCAGAACCACAGTGCGATGATCACCCCTAAGCATACACCATAGTGTAATACCGTTTGGTTAATACGCTCTTCAGGCATGAATCGAGTGAGGATATTCACCACAATGCCTTTTATCGCTTCTTGAAAGCCCAAATAAATCCCTAAGAATGCCGTTAAGATAGCAAAAATATTCAGCAATGCCGTCATCACTTTCACCACGGCACCGGGTATAACCTGTGCAGCAATCGCTAATGCAGAGATATTTTGCTCAAAAGCAGAGACCGCTTGTTCATGGCTGATTGAGAAAGTAAAAGAAAATGCAAAGAACAAGACAGCAACCGCTAAAATAATATATGCCACTCGATTAGCTCGTATTGCACGATACGTGGCAATGCGCTTATCACTTTCAACCTTACGATAGGCAATGTTCATTGGGCTTAAGATTTGCACAAATAATATAGAAAATAACGTAAATGGCAGCGTTAAGAAAACATCTCGCATAAATGGAAAAAAATCAGGAAACGCAGTGATATTGGCAAAGTTCCAATATGGCACCATCACAACACCAAGCAGCACAATGATACCAAATTTCACGATAACCATTGGGCCAGACACTTTAAACAGCAGCCTTTCCCCTTGTGCCGCTATCGCCACTAATACTGTAATAATAATCAAACCATACCAAACCGAATCGGATAATAACCCCTCGGTTAATCCAAAGGTTTTAATATATGAGGCGCTGTCGAAGGTCACGGCTAATGAATAAGAGAACATGCCGTGTAATAACATTAAAAAATACGCGATCCCTAATGCTATCCCCCAATTTTTTCCTAAATATTGTGTAATAACACTCGCATAGTCATTACATTCTTCAGATTCTGATAAAGTTCTGAGATATAAATTCTGTAACCAATAAATGGCTGGATAAGAAAGCATAGTGGCGGCAATAAACACCCAAATACCTTTAATACCGATTTGCACAGGCATAAATACAATTCCTGAGCCAATCGCCATTCCAATACATAAAATTACCCAACCCACATCATATTTTGTAAAAGGGATTTTTTTGGTATCAATCGGATTACCTGCACTTGCCTGAATACTATTAGACATAGTCTATTCCTCAACGTTATAGATTTAATTATTAAAAAAGTTAGGAACAACGTTATTTGTTGGCGTTAATTCTTTATTTTCGCCATTTTTTAATACTGGTGTGGCACGAGCAAACTGCGATAAATTCACAATTATAGTATGCTGGAATAAACGGGTTTGATAGGGCAGGACAATGCTAATAAATAAAAACACTTTTGCGTTCAAAGCAAAAATTGACAGCTACGCGATTTTTCGACATTTGGAGTTATTCATCAAAATTGTCGAATGTAATAGCTTTAGTCTAGCTGCAAAAAAGCTGAATGTAACGCCATCATCCGTCAGTCGAGGGCTACAGCAGCTAGAGGATCAACTGGGCGTCGTCTTGCTAAAGCGTACAACCCGAAATTTTATTTTGACTGATGCAGGGCGCTATTTATTGCAACGATCGCAAAACTTATTGGCTGATCTTGATGACTCACTGATTAATACCGCCAGCTTTTATCAACACGCTCAAGGGCAATTAAAGATCACTTGTTCCATTGCATTTGGTGTCTGCCATTTAATGCAAATATATAGCGAATATCGCGAAACCAATCCCAAAGTTAGTTTATCCGTTGACCTTAATGATGAACTGATTAATTTAAATGAAGTGGATTTTGATATTGCGTTACGTATTACCAGCCACCCACCTGAGAATTTCGCATTACGGAAAATTTGCAACATTAATTGGGTATATTGTGGTAGCCGAACCTATTTCGACCGTTATGGTATTCCGCAATCCCCTGCCGATATCGCATCACATAATTGCTTAATTAACCCGAATATCCCTGATACATGGCGAATGACGGATAAAGACGGTAGCGCTTATCCTTTGGAAATTAATAATATGATTGAGGTGAACAGCAGCTTAGGTTTATTAGAGGCCGCGCGTTGCCACCAAGGTATTGTTTGTTTGCCCACGTATATGTTAGGCAATTATATTGAAAATGGGGAATTGCTCCCTGTTTTGCTGGATTACGACCCGAAATCAACCCCATTTGCGCTGTACGCTTTATATCACCCTGCGCATACGCATTCGCCGAAAATCAGAACGTTTATTGATTTTTTAGTAGAAAAAATACCATCAGACCCACATTGGGATCATTGGATGCGCCAACATGCCTCGTAGTGATGCTTCGTAATAATAATGTCGAAACTAAAAAGGTTGAGTTTTATAAAAACTCAACCTTTTCGATTAGGAAAAATTAATGGGTATTAGCCCCATTAATGAATTTTTCACCTAATTCGATATCCGCTTTCAGGACATCTAACATATCTTTCAGCGCTTTTTCTTCAAATGCACTTAATTTGCCGATTGGCAGGTGTTTTTCGATACCGTTTTTACCTAAAACAACCGGTTGTGCGAAGAAACGTGCGTGTTGGCCTTCGCCTTCAGTGTAAACACACTCAACCACGTTGCTTTCACCTTGCAGACCACGAATTAAAGATAAACCTAAACGTGCTGCTGCTTGGCCCATAGA
The window above is part of the Providencia sp. R33 genome. Proteins encoded here:
- the ftsH gene encoding ATP-dependent zinc metalloprotease FtsH, with amino-acid sequence MAKNLILWLVIAVVLMSLFQSFGPSDSNSRRVDYSTFINELAQDQVREVRITGRELNVRKADNSRYTTYLPMQDEKLLDTMLNKHVTVVGEPPEEPSLLTSIFISWFPMLLLIGVWIFFMRQMQGGGGKGAMSFGKSKARMLTEDQIKTTFADVAGCDEAKEEVGEIVEFLREPARFQKLGGKIPKGVLMVGPPGTGKTLLAKAIAGEAKVPFFTISGSDFVEMFVGVGASRVRDMFEQAKKAAPCIIFIDEIDAVGRQRGAGLGGGHDEREQTLNQMLVEMDGFEGNEGIIVIAATNRADVLDPALLRPGRFDRQVVVGLPDVRGREQILKVHMRRVPIDPSVDTFILARATPGFSGAELANLVNEAALFAARANMRVVSMVEFEKARDKIWMGAERRSLMMTEEQKESTAYHEGGHMIIGHLMPEHDPVHKVTIVPRGQALGVAFFLPEGDEVSRSRLKLEGMIATAYAGRIAEELIYGREKVTTGASSDIQFATNTARNMVTQWGFSDRLGPMQYSKEEGPAFLGRSSGNGSGISDETARIVDEEIKKILDHCYQLAYKTLEDNIDILHATKDALLKYETIDMPMIDDLMNRRPVREPAGWDEDKKVSNVTGTFGKGPSNVEKTAEKPQSEEPQNSAEEPSNNSDESNPSDNNDNKPQ
- the rlmE gene encoding 23S rRNA (uridine(2552)-2'-O)-methyltransferase RlmE; amino-acid sequence: MANKKRSASSSRWLQEHFSDKYVQQAQKKGLRSRAWFKLEEIQQGDKIFKPGMTVVDLGAAPGGWSQYVVSQIGHNGRVIACDLLPMDPIVGVDFLQGDFRDEAVLAALLERVGDKKVQVVMSDMAPNMSGTPAVDIPRSMYLVELALDMCRAVLAPGGSFIVKVFQGEGFDDYLRDIRSLFTKVKVRKPESSRARSREVYIVATGLKL
- the yhbY gene encoding ribosome assembly RNA-binding protein YhbY — its product is MNLNKKQIQHLKSLAHHLNPVVMIGNNGLTEGVLAEIELSLTHHELIKVKIAGEDRDTKNLIADAIVRETGAVNVQIIGKILVIYRPSADRKIILPK
- the greA gene encoding transcription elongation factor GreA; the encoded protein is MKQIPMTVFGADKLREELEFLKSVRRPEIIASIAEAREHGDLKENAEYHAAREQQGFCEGRIQEIEGKLSHAQVIDVTKMVNNGRVIFGATVTVLNVDTDEELTYRIVGDDEADIKVNLISVNSPIARGLIGKEVDDAVSIKTPGGDVEFEILKVEYI
- the dacB gene encoding serine-type D-Ala-D-Ala carboxypeptidase, whose amino-acid sequence is MSLLNLTRKWILTFGITLASSQVFAIPIDEYKQHLPDGTNLALVAQKVGSNTPLIDYNAQQMALPASTQKVVTALAALLQLGPDYRFVTNFETSAKLNNNTLSGDLVIRFSGDPTLTRQQIRNMANALKQIGIHKVDGDLIVDISAFASHDKAPGWVWNDMTQCFSAPPAAAIIDRNCFSVSLYSAERAGDMAFIKTANFYPVNMFSEVKTLAKGSPEARYCELDVVPGELNRYTLTGCLTQRSEPLPLAFAVQNGASYSGAIVKNELKTAGIELTGNVKKRTQPTAQSQVLVKTESKPLHDLLKVMLKKSDNMIADTVFRTIGREYYGVPGTWRSGSDAVRQVLKQKAGIDLGNTVMVDGSGLSRHNLITPATMMEILQFIAKNDQQLDFISMLPLAGHDGTLRYRGGFDEAGVNGKVSAKTGALQGVYNLAGFITTASGQRVAFVQFISAYAVPQSQQRSRRVPLVRFESRLYKDLYKNN